A stretch of DNA from Salvia miltiorrhiza cultivar Shanhuang (shh) unplaced genomic scaffold, IMPLAD_Smil_shh original_scaffold_326, whole genome shotgun sequence:
CGCTTCTTGCTTGAGCTCGAATTTGTCCAGTGCCTTGCTAATCCGACCTATATACATTGTAAGTAATTCCTTCGCTCTTGCCCTATTTAATAGGAACTAATTAGGTTACTTGTGAAGCAATCTCTTTTGGTGTTGAAAGGTTGCAGAAATGATCTGTTCCCTATGAAATCCGATGGctgtaacaaaaatataaacgAGTGATGGTTGATTTAGGGTAGTGTGAGCTGTAATGGCGGTAATTTGACTTGATGGATTCAGGTTGAAGAAAATAAGTCATTTCTTAAGTTTGAAGATCTGATGGTAGGAAAGGTCTCAGAGGTGGACTTTCTGTATAAAAATTCTATATTGTAACCAAATATTAACAGGGGGGATTGATTGTGGTAAGTTTGAAAGGTCGTTGATTGAAAGCTAGAATTGTGATAATTTGATGGCTTTAGGTTGATTTTGGTTGGACATCGGACTTTGGTGGTAGAATTTAATACTCCGTCCGTCCCctaaaaacatgcataatttTCCATTTTGGTACGTCCCTAAAAAGCATtcactttctatttttggacacttCTCCACTCACAAGAAAGTGGTACtccattccactcacaacacacttaCTTAACATTTCTTAAAAACGCGTGCTACCAAAAGTACCACATGGTATTTCTAATATGTTTGTCTACGTTTATGTGCACTAGTGTACATTATAACTTGCTGCTGAGTGGAGAGATTAGATAACTGGGAGAATTTGATCTGTTGAGGACAATACTATAAATACTTCAAAtcagaataatacttcctccgtccctgaaataagttcctcttttcccattttgggacgtcccccaaataagttcctctttctttctttctatttttggacaactaccccaccactaataatattttatttattcttactttttactttttcaccactcccaatactaattataacacattttcactttttcaccactcccaatactaattataacatattttttttcactatcaatacactttaccattttccttaaaattcgtgccgtccccaaagaggaacttattttagggacggagggagtaataattatccTCCATCACTAGAAAATTCATTTCTGCAACAAGTTGTGAATAGTAAAAATTGGGGGGCAATCCTTGTGAAGAATTTCACCTCTCATTTACTCTATTCTGTTTGTTGTGTCATTGTCTGTAAACAGTTGGTTGTCGAATGGCACcgatgaagattgaagactggcTTTTGGGACAATAAATTCTTTAGTGATGGGGTTAACGTAATTATCGATGTAATTTACTTTCACAAAACTGTTCCCACCTATCTCTTACTATTTCTAGTCAAATTGTTAGTTGTTTCACTATCTTCACACTTTCTTGCTTTGAGTTTATAATGTCTTCCAACTAATAGAATGTTGCTGCAGTTGTTTAAACATTTTTAGAGAGAATAACTGACTGATTAATCTAATTGGTAGTTGCTCTTTAGCAGATAATGATTCTTGGAATCTAGGTATGATGGCTGCTAGTGAAATAGACTTTCTATTTATTATTCTACTTGTTGGAGGCTTATTCTCTAAAGCAGTTGGATGAATGATGAACTCAGCAGTTTGGTAAAAGCTGGATACTGTTATTTTATATTGCATCATAATACCTTTTGAGTTTGCCTTTAGTTCCTTGTGTTGTGTACTTTCTCttgttttaatatataattaatgttgTCTGCGATTATCAATTCTACATAATTAATGTTGCATCATAAAAGCTGGATtctattttgaattttgaaaaaaaaaaatgaaaaggtctAACTAATCATAATTCGAAAAAGtataatttgagaaaataaaattagaaagtAATAATCTCAGCCGTACAAGATTAGATTTTAATGGTTAAGATCTATCCTTATATTATAGTGTAAGGGGAGTTTTTTGtatagcccttccctatatatagcCCTTCTCTGCTTATGATAATTACTCCATCGGTTTCACTTCAATAATCCATATTTACTTATTTGGACGTTTCATTTCAATAGGCTGCTTCATTTGGATGTCCATTTGAAAATAATTGTTGTTgctgtaattaaaaaaaaaaaaaaactattgtCCAAATAAAGGATCTTGCATGTAGTTATTCAACAAATTCATTGTACACATGTTTGTTGGGGTATGAATCTAGAGGAAACTTCCAACCAAAATACAAAATTCGATCAACCTCTTGAGAATTTTTTAACAATTCTTATAAAATCTTGGTTTAATTCTAATTGGATCCACCCTAGTCGACAACATGAGACACTCACCTAATTATCACTtttgttatattaattttattgagaaCAACCCTCATTTTCATTAATAGGGAGTAATTAGTAACCAAAATAGCAACTTTGCCAAATCTGATCACCTCTTGCACGGAGTAGTTTGGCCCGATCATCGCAAAGGTGTAGATTCAAAGCTTCTTTAACAAGTACGTGCATGTAGCAGTCAAATGAAATCACGTCGTTAATGTAAGGGCAACAACCAGTTACGTTTACTGGAGCAGCTACGTCTTGGCACAACGCTTCATGAACCTCACTCCTACATTCTGCTGTAATATCCTTAATACAAGTTGCATCGTAGGATTCCGTCGAAATAACCAATATTCCACTTACTACAACCAAAATACTTACCACATTCTTCAATTTGGAACTCATGTTTAATTTTACTACTTTAATTTGTttccacctatatatatatatatatatatatatatatatatgacttcTTAATTACAGTCATTTGACCAAAGATGACATTTAACGGACGAAACTTACATTTAcgtttcatgtaattaaatgaATTGAAGTGTTGAATAATATACTCTCTCCTTTCTTCAATAACCTAATTAATGTTCCGTTTCAAATTTTGAGAGTATATCACATTCTTTTCATTTCATCATTTTAGGAATTATGCATCtatcataataattaataatgttACAAATgtaaattttcttattttattggtaCGTGTAATTTTTAAGTTGTGGACACTTAATAAGAAACGGAGCTAGtagaaattatgaaaataaaagtgATGGTGGCGACATAAATACATCATTCGCTACATGACTTctcccttcttcttctttgaaTAAGTATCATATTGTGAAACGAAGGGAGCATTGTTTAAACAATTTGCGTATTGCAATTAATAGGATATGGATGTTGAGTGTCTATGAGTTGAACACTGCTTCTTTCAAAATACCAGTCTCCAAAGGCTTGTTGGACTGTCTGCATatcaccaaaaaagaaaaaaagagatcATAAATTAATATACATGTAAGCACCGGATAAATTAAAACCTTGTATATGTTACACCGAAAAATGTACGCCCAACTAATTATTTTTGGAGAAAACTGTTATATGGAGTTTTGGAATTTTATAATACTTGTTTGTTCGAAGTGATTAGAGCGTATAATATACCTATATATAACACTTTAATATCAGGTTTGTTTAAAAATATGAGACCTTTATAAAACAATGCTCTATATGTATAATTTACAAATTCTTCGAATTATGTATACTATTTTCTAGGTATGATACGTGATACAAATTCTAATTATATAGATTAAACAATACCATAATTTCACATTTCTACCACAAATTAATGGAGTATATTAAACTACCAACAAATTTTCATTTGcttatcataatttatttataaagcATATTTATAATATTGATATCAAACATATATAAGACATCCTagtcaaaaatataaaatagtatCCCATACTATATATCCCCAATATTAGTTCTACATGAACTCTTTATACACAGCCAAAAAACGCACTTAATTATTTTAGTTAGCCATAAAAAAGTAAACAAGTCAAATGTggataattaattcataatctTAATCAAGAGGCAAGAACACTGGATAATTAATTAAGACGAaaatgcaaataaaatcatagaaCTTGCCTTATTCTGCAAAGTGGGTGTTCCTTGCCAATTGGATTGGAGGTTAACAAAATCATGAATGTAGCAAGAATTAATGAATAATCCTCTTGTCGGATTATCATTCAGTCCCGCCACGGTTTCAAGAAAAGAAGTGTGAATGTCATatcccaattcttgaaggaataaatataatcgaggtgtgaataattcataaaaataaacaagggaaatacctcgttaaaacccaaaataggatagaaagtcgggctatgcccctttggatcacaagttttgtttcatgtttctgacaaccaacattcattagcataaaactagaatttcaaatttaagctcgacatgaagtcatcgtaagttgagaaaacaaaagatgtataagagtaattgctacagcggaagtctaacatatgaattttaactctagcctcagctccgtcccgtcagcaccagccagccaacctgaaaacatttgaaagtatttttgggctaagtactaatgtacttagtgggcatgcattttcataaacattt
This window harbors:
- the LOC131004108 gene encoding mediator of RNA polymerase II transcription subunit 31-like isoform X1 produces the protein MASDPMELVTNPPSPPKTVYKDPDDGRQRFLLELEFVQCLANPTYIHSDNDSWNLGMMAASEIDFLFIILLVGGLFSKAVG
- the LOC131004108 gene encoding mediator of RNA polymerase II transcription subunit 31-like isoform X2: MASDPMELVTNPPSPPKTVYKDPDDGRQRFLLELEFVQCLANPTYIHYNDSWNLGMMAASEIDFLFIILLVGGLFSKAVG